One Vicinamibacterales bacterium genomic window, TCCGGCGCCACCAGCGCGCTGCGCGCCCCGGCTTCGATGCTCATGTTGCAGAGCGTCATGCGCTCTTCCATCGACAACCCCGACACCAGCGGGCCGGCAATTTCGAGCGCGTAGCCGGTGCCGCCGCTGAAACCGAGGCGCGCGATCATCGCCAGCGCCACGTCTTTCGCGGTGACGCCGGTGCTCAACGTGCCGGTGAGCAGCACGCGCATGGCCTTGGGCTTCTGCTGGACGAGGCACTGCGTGGCCAGCACGTGCTCGACCTCGCTGGTGCCGATGCCGAACGCCAGCGCCCCAAACGCCCCGTGCGTGCTGGTGTGGCTGTCGCCGCAGACGATCGTGGTGCCCGGCAGGGTCAGGCCCAGCTCGGGCCCGATCACGTGGACGATGCCCTGGCGGCCGCTGTTGAAGTCGAACAGTGGCACGCCGAACGTCACCGCGTTGCGGCGGAGCGCCTCGACCTGCGCGCGCGCCAGCGGATCGGCGATTGGCAATTCACGGCCCGTCGTGGGCACGTTGTGATCGACCGTGGCAAAGGTCAGGTCGGGCCGGCGGACCGGCCGCCCGGCCAGCCGCAGGCCCTCGAAGGCCTGGGGCGAGGTGACTTCGTGCACAAGGTGGCGATCGACGTAGAGCAGGGTGCGGCCGTCGTCGAGCACGCGCACGACGTGCGCGTCCCACACCTTGTCGAGCAGCGTCCGCGGGCCACTAGACGGCATGGTAGGAATGCCGCCTGTCTCGCACGTCGGTCAATGCGTCTTCGATGGCCTGGCCCATTTCCTGCGTGGACAGCACGCGCTCGCCCGGTCCGGCCAGGTCGCGGGTCCGCGCGCCGGCCGCCAGCGCGTCTTCGATCGCGTGATCGATTTCCGCCGCCTGCTTCTCCATCTTGGCGGTGAAGCGCAGGAGCATGGCGGCGCTGGCAATGGCGCCGATCGGGTTGGCCCAGCCCTTGCCGGCGATGTCGGGGGCCGAGCCGTGCACCGGCTCGTACAGATCGACGCGGCCGCCCAGCGTCGCCGACGGCAACACGCCGAGCGAGCCGGCGATCGACGCCGCCTGGTCGCTGAGAATGTCGCCGAACAGGTTGTCGCAGAGCATCACGTCGAAGCTGGTCGGCGACGTCGCCAGCCGCATGGCCGCGGTGTCAACGTAAACGTGCTCGAGCGCGACGTCCGGGTAGTCTTTCGCCACCTCGGTGACGACGGTGCGCCACAGGCGCGAGGTTTCGAGCACGTTGGCCTTGTCGATCGAGGCGACGCGGTGCTTGCGCTCGCGCGCCCGCTCGAACGCCACGCGCGCCACCCGTTCGATCTCATGACGCGAGTAGATCAAGGTGTTGAACGCGGTGTTCCCCGAGGCCTCGAAGCCGCGCGGCTCGCCGTAATACAAGCCGCCCAGCAGTTCGCGGACGATCAGCAGGTCGGCACCGCGCACCTTTTCGGGCTGGAACGCCGTCCGCTTCGCGAGCGAGGCATGGCAGATGGCCGGGCGCAGGTTGGCGAACCCGCCGAGCGCCTGCCGCAGGGCCAGCAGCGCCGCTTCCGGCCGTTCCGACGGCAGCAGGCCGTCGAACTTGGGATGGCCGACGGCGCCCAGGAGCACCGCGTCGGCGCCGAGGCAGGCCTCGAGCGTGGCCTCGGGCAGGCCCGTGCCGTCGGCGTCGATCGCGACACCGCCAATCCGATGCGTGGTGAAGGTGAACGTCTTGCCCGCGTGCTCGGCCACGTTCTTCAGGATCCGCACGGCTTCGGCCGTGACTTCCGGACCAATGCCGTCGCCGGGCAGCAGGGCGATCTTCAGTGACATGCAGCGTCTCCACGGCGCGCGCCCGCGCCGGCGCCCGCGCCAATGGCCAGCGGCGCCGCCATTTCGTCACGGATGATGGCCGCCAGCTGATCGTCGTCCACCGACTTGGTGCGATCGGCCAGCGCCGTGACCTTGGTGTAAAGGCGCTCGAGTTCGGGCTGCCGCAGCCGGTGACCGAGCGCGCGGCACCGCGCGTCGAGGCCGCGCATGCCGGAGTGCTTGCCGAGCACCAGGCGGGTGCCGGGCGCGCCCACGCTTTCGGGCCGCATGATTTCGTAGGTCAGTTCGTTCTTGAGCATGCCGTCCTGGTGGATGCCGGCCTCGTGCGCGAACGCGTTGGCGCCGACAATCGCCTTGTTCGGCGGCACCGACACGCCGACGATGGCCGATAGCGTGTTGCTGGCCGGCACCAGCCCGGGCGTGTGGATGCCGGTCATGTGGGGCAGGGCGTCGGCCCGCACCTCGAAGGCCATGACAATCTCTTCGAGCGAGGCGTTGCCGGCGCGTTCGCCGATGCCGTTGATGGTGCACTCCACCTGGCGCGCGCCCGCCTGCACGGCGGCAATCGAGTTGGCCACGGCCAGGCCCAGGTCGTTGTGGCAGTGGGCCGACAGCACGGCGCGGTCGCCCAGGCGCTTCTTGACCGTCAAGAACATCCGCTCGATGTCGGCCGGCAGCGCATAGCCGACCGTGTCGGGCAGGTTGATGGTGGTGGCGCCGGCGTCAACGGCGGCGGCCGCCACGTCGCACAGGAACGCCAGCTCGGTCCGGGTGGCGTCTTCCGCGGAAAACTCCACGTCGGCGCAGTACGCCCGGGCGTGGGCTACCGCCTTCGTGACCTGCTCGACACACTGCTGGCGCGTGATGCGCAGCTTGTGTTCGAGGTGGATGTCCGAGGTCGCCAGGAACACGTGAATGCGGGGCCGGGCGGCGCCCGAGAGGGCCGCCCATGCGCGGTCGATGTCCGCGGGGACGGCGCGGGCCAGGCCCGCGATAATCGGCCGGCGCACCGCGCCGGCAATGGTCTTCACGGCTTCGAAGTCGCCGTCCGACGAGATCGGGAAGCCGGCTTCGATGATGTCCACGCCCAAGCGGTCAAGCTGCTGCGCCAGGCGCAGTTTCTCGGCCGGCGTCATGCTGAAGCCGGGGGCCTGCTCGCCGTCGCGGAGCGTCGTGTCAAACACGTGAATGCGGGATCTGGTGGCCATGGTGTCCAAGCTCCGCAATAGTCTCGGGCGGGCGACCAAGATAAGTCAAAGTAATAATATCTATGGATGGAAGGGTCTTCGCTTATAGTATGAGTCGCGATGGAACTATTCCAACTCGAAGCGTTTCTCGCGGTGGTGCGTGAAGGCAGCTTCTCGGCCGCCGCCAAGGCGCTCTACCGGACCCAACCCGCCATCAGCCAGACCATCAAGAAGCTCGAGGATGAGATTGGCCGGCCACTGTTCGACCGCTCCAGCCGCCGCGGCGTCCTGACCGACGCCGGCCGGGTCCTGGCCGACCACGCCGAGCGCCTCGTCAACCTCCGGCAGCGGACGATGGCAGCGCTGGATGACGTGCGGCAGTTGCGCACCGGGCGGCTCACGGTGGCGGCCAACGAGTTGACGTGCCTCTACCTGTTGCCGATTCTGCACGAATACCGCCGGCTCTACCCGGATGTGCACATCACGGTCCAGCGCGCGCTCGGCAGCCGCGTGCCGGCGCAGGTGCTCGACTACGGCGCCGACTTCGGCGTGGTCACCTTCCGCCCCGACACCACCGCCCTCCATTCCATCGTCGTCTACCACGACGAGCTGGCCTTCGTGGTGCCGCCGTCGCACCCGCTGGCCCGGCGCGACAAGGTGTCGATTGCGGAACTGGCGCGCGAGTCGTTCGTGGCGCACCACGTGTCGTCGCCGTACCGCCAGAAGGTAATCGACACCTTCCGCAAGCGCCGGGTCGAATTGCGCATGCCGGTGGAGATGCCCACCATCGACGCGATCAAGAAGTTCGTGGCGATGGGGAACGGGGTCGCGCTGCTGCCGGCCATTACCGTGGAGCACGAGCTGCAGCACAAGGAGCTGGTCCGTGTCGAGGTGCCCGAGCTGGCCTTTGACCGCAAGCTTCGGCTCATCCATCGCCGCGAGGGCGCGTTGTCGCATGCGGCGGAGGCGATGTTGACCGTGGTGGAAGCGCAGAGCGCGCTAAAGCGGGGAAGGTTTGCGTTCGCGGCCGAGCGCTAGGTATACTCAAGGACTCACTGCCTTCGTGAATACCCTCCGTGCGGGAGTGGCGGAATTGGCAGACGCGCTAGCCTCAGGAGCTAGTCCGGGCAACCGGGTGGAGGTTCGAGTCCTCTCTTCCGCACCATTCGACTCACCAACAATTCGCCGGCGGCGAATCGTCGGTTCGCTCATGGCGGGCCACGCGGCCGACAGCCTGGCCGAAGGTAGACATCAACCTCAGCCGCATCGTCATCAGACCTGGTCCTGGAAGATCGAGGCCAGGGCCTGCAGGGTCTTGTCCACCAGCGGCCGCGACTGCCACGCCTCGAGGCTGACCGGCTCGCACAGCTCCGCGTCGCGGGCGAATAGTTCGTTCAACTGACGGGAGAACGCCGCGTCGCACACGCACACGTTGCTCTCCTCGTTGTGCGCGAACGAACGGCTGTCGAAGTTGGTGGTTCCCACCGTCGCCCACAAGCCGTCCACGACCATGGTCTTGTGATGCATCATCGTGCGGTTGTATTCGAGCAACTCCACGCCGGCTTCGAGGAGCGCGCCGTACAGCCGGATGCTGTTCAGGCGCGCCACGCGGTTGTCGTTGCGCCTGCCGGCCACCATGATGCGCACGCGCACGCCCCGCTTCACGGCCTCGCGGAAGAGGTCGATGGCGAGGTGGTCCGGGATGAAGTACGGGTTGGCAATCTCGATGGACAGGTGGGCCGCGGCAATGGCCAGGCAGTGAATCACCCGCACCGTTGACGCGCCGGTGTCCGGTGAACTCATCACGGTCTGCAGCGCCACCGGGCCCACCGCTTCGATCGGCGGGTAGAAGTCGGGGCCGGTCACCAGTTCGCCGGTGGCTTCAAGCCAGTTCTGGGCGAAGCCGGTTTGCAGGGGCCTGACCGCCGGCCCCTCCACTCGGATCTGCAAGTCGCGCCAGTGCTTCTCGTCTTGTGCGTCTCCGGCCCAGTGGTCGGCAATGCCGGCGCCGCCGGTGAAACCGATGCGGCCGTCGATGATCAGCGACTTGCGGTGCGTGCGATTGTTCAAGTGCCGCAGCCGGTTCCACCTGAGGGGGTTGTACCACGCGACGTGGCAGCCGCCGTCGCGGAGGATCTTTAGGATCTCCTCGCCCACGCTGGAGGAGCCGACGGCATCGAGCAGGATCTTGACCCGCACGCCATTCGCGGCGCGCTCCGCCAGCGCGCGCGCGAACGTCACGCCGATCTCGCCGGCCCAGTAGATGTAGGCCTCCATCGTGATCGAGCGCGCGGCCTCGCGGATCGCCGTCAGCATCGACGGAAAGAAGCGGTCGCCGTTGTTCAGGATCTCGAGCGTGTTGCCGGGCGCAAACGGCACGCCGGCCGCGCCGGCCATGGTGTCGAGGAATTCGGGCGACCCGACCTCGAGGCTGTGGTCGAGGCCCCACTGCGGCGGAATCTCCACCGACGTGGAGATCGAGCAGATGCCGGCCACGGCGGCCGCGGCAATCGCCAGCCACCACGCGCCGATGTTCATCAAATACACGGCCAGGCCCGCCCACACCCACCACGACCAGATGACATGGCGGATCCGCGTCCACGCGGTGGAGCTTCCCTTCGGCTTCGTCGTCCGCGGATCGAGGGCCGGCCGATAGCTCCGCCGGGCGGTCCGCGGTGGGTGCCGGAACGGCGACGGCTGGCTGCGCGGAGAGGGTGTCGACGTGCTCACTTGACTCTGGCAAGAGTCTCACAACCGGCTATGATCGATCTCACAAATGGCATCGTTCGTAATTGGCGTGGCCGGTGGTTCCGGGTCGGGAAAGACCACCGTCGTCCGGCGGATCGTTGACAGCCTTGGCCCTGACCACGTCACGCGTCTCGATCACGACCGCTACTATCGGGACCGCAACGACCTGCGCCTGGAGGAACGGGCGGCGCTGAACTACGACCATCCGGATGCGCTCGAAACCGACCTGATGGTGCGGCACGTCCGGGCGCTGAAGGCGGGACAGACCGTGGAGGTTCCGCAGTACGACTTCACGCGGCACGCGCGGCTCGCCGAGACCGACACGTTCCAGCCGCGACGCGCCCTGATTGTGGAAGGGATCCTGGTGCTGACCGACCCGGCGCTCCGCGAGCTGATGGATATCAAGGTGTTCGTGGACACCGACTCCGACACCAGGTTCATCCGCCGCCTGCAGCGCGACGTGGCGGAACGCGGCCGGACCATGGACTCGGTGATCGACCAGTACCAGAGCACGGTGAAGCCGATGCACCTGGAGTTCGTGGAGCCGAGCAAGCGCTACGCCGACGTGCTGATCCCGCTCGGCGGCCACAACACGGTGGCCGTGGATCTGCTGCTCACCATGTTGCGCAGCGTCGCCGGCCGCTGAGGCCTCAGTGCTGCCGGTTGCGGTTGAACAGGTAGGCGCCCAACGCGGCCAGCCCGCCCAGCAGGATGACGTCGCGGATCAACTTGAACAGGTTGATCACCCAGGCGATGCCAATGCCGAAGGCCGCCCACTGCACCCACCATTCACCGGGCGAGGTCATCACGTTGATGATGAACAGCATCAGCACGATGAACGGCGCGGTGACGAGGAACTTCACGCGGCGCAGGGGTCCAAACACCATAGGCTCCTTTCCCTAAACATACGAGGCCGCCCGCGGAAGGTTCGGCCCTGGGCTAGACTCCCATAATCCCGGGGATTTTTCGATGAGGGTCAAGCCGTGATTACCGCCACAGACTTTCGCCGCATCGCCCTCGGGTTAGACGGCGCGATCGAGGGCGCGCATATGGGCCATCCCGACTTCCGGGCACACGGACGGGTCTTCGCCAGCCTCCAGGCGGCCGAGCGCGGCATGGTCAAGCTCACGCCCGAACAACAGGAGAGGTTCATTGCCGGCGATCCCCAGTCGTTCATGCCCGAAAGCGGCGCGTGGGGCCGCCAGGGCTGCACCCGGGTGCTGTTCGCCACGGTGGACGAAGAGGCCCTGGGCGAGGCCATGACCCTGGCGTGGCGGAATTCCGCTACCGCTTCTTCGTCATCGACTCCCAGGCGTCCCACGTCTCGTCGTAGCGATGGGCGTCGGACGCGGTGAAGCCGTAGTCGGGATCGTTCCAGAACTGTTCGAACTCCTCGTCGCTCCAGCCCAGGCTGTCGGCAAAGCTGTCCTTGAACGCCTCTTCGATCAGCGTGGTGTCGCCGCCGTGGTCGTAAACGTGCTGGCCGGCGCGGAGCGCGGCCTCGTTGGCCCAGGCCCAGGCGAGGCCGCCGAGCGCCGCGGCGTAGGCGGACTGGTGCACGCTGCCGCCGCCGGCGCCGTAGAGATTGCGCGCGGCCGTGGAGACCAGCTGAATCAGGTCGGCGAATTCGGCGCTCATGACGTTGTCCCTCCGGCCAGGCGCGGATCCTGGCGCACGAACCAGGCGGTGGCGTTCAGATTGCGCAGTTGCGACAGGTAGATCGTGACCGCCGCGACGCGCGACTTCGGCAGCGGCGGCTTCGTGCGGAGCAGGGCGGCTCGCGCCATGGCCACGCGGCGGCGCAGGCTCGCGGAGTGCGCCAGCGTGGCGCGCGCCCGCGACCAGTCGAAGGCGACCACCGCGACCGCGACGGCGACGAAAATCCACGGCGTGAGCCGGCCGTTGCCGAGCATGAGGGCCGCGCCCGATCCGCTGCCGACGTAGTAGTTGGTCAACAGGTGCTCGAGCCCCACCCACGCGAGGCCGCTCACCGCCACCGCCCGCCACGACGACCCCAGCCGACCGCGGAGCGCGAGGCCCAAGCCGACCGTGGCGCACGCGAGCCCCGTGGCGGCCGCGTGTCCGACGTAACCCGCCGCGCCCCACGCGCCGGGCACCACGTAGAACGTGCCGAGGTGCGGGCCGTACTGACGGGCCATGTCGCGCGCGATGCCCGCGCTGTTCCGGACCAGCAAGGCGTTCTCGGCGAGCGCGAACCCGGCGCCGGCGAAGCAGCCGAGCATCAGCAGATCGGACGGGTTCGGCGCCCGTCCGGATCGGCGCCGGTAGAGCAGGACGACCACGGCGACCGGGATCAGCTTCAGCCCTTCCTCGATGGCGGGGATTAAACCCCAATTGGCAAAGCCGGCGGTGGTGTCGAGGCCGGCGGTGGCCAGGGCGTGCCCCGCCCCGACCATCAACGGCACGACCAGGCCCAGGCCGAGCGCCAGCGTCGAGAGCGCCGAGCCGGCCGCCAGCGATCGCGTGGCGACGGTGATCAACAGGATTTCACCCAGGAACAGCAGTTCCCGCCAGGTGGCTCCCGGCGCGTCCACAGCCAGCAATACCAGCGACAAACCCAACAACGCGAGGGAAACGAGACGAAGCATGGGCGACATGGTAATGGATACGACCGGGCAGCCCGGCTGTTGGTTACTTTTCCTTCTGATGGCCATGCGCCAACAGTTCTTTAGGATTGCCGGGTCTCGGAGTAGAATTCAGCGAATTCTTCGTTCCTTTTGGAGGCATACATGGACGTTCGGTCGCCGTTTTCTCGTCGTCAGTTTGTTGGGGGAGTGGCCGCTGCCGTTGGCGCCCTCAGTCTTCGGCCCGAGGCCGAACTGCTCGCGCAGGGGGTGACCCAGCAGTTCACCGGCGGCGATGCTGAGTACGACGCCTTCGTCAAGCTGGCGAGCAACGAGAACAACTACGGACCGCCGCCATCGGTGATGAAGGCCATGAACGACGCGTGGAAATACGCGAACCGTTACGGCTACCCGGACGGCAACATCACCCAGGTCATTGCCGATCACCACGGCGTCAAGCGCGAGAACGTGCTGCTGACCGCCGGGTCCGGCGAAGGGCTGAACGTGATGGCCACCACCTACCTCGGGCCGGGGAAGAAGGTACTGGGCGTCAGCCCGTCCTACGCCAGCGTGTTCCAGCAGGCGGCCAACGTGAAGGCCGGCTCCATTCAGATCCCGTTGACCAAGGACTACCGGCAGAACATCAGCCAGATGATCGAGGCCACGAACCGCAACGCGCGCGACATCGGCTTCGTCTACATGTGCAATCCGAACAACCCGACCGGCGCGATCGTGACCGCCAAGGAAATCAAGGACCTGCTCGACAACATCCCGAAGGACATGCCGGTGCTGATCGACGAGGCCTACCATCACTTCGTGGATGATCCCGCGTATGGCACCGCGATCCCGTACGTGCTCGAGGGCCGGCCGGTCGTCGTGGCCCGAACCTTCTCGAAGATCGCGGCGCTGGCCGCCATGCGTATCGGTTACTCCGTGGCGCCGGCGGAGATGATTCGCGACATGCGCATCTACGCGTCCAATAGCGTCAACGTGCTGGCCAAGTGGGGCGCGGTCGCCTCGCTGAAGGACAAGGCCGCCGAGGCCGACGTCAAGGCCAAGATCGTCGACATGCGCAACAAGACCACGAAGGTGCTGGAGTCGTGGGGCTACCCGGTGATCCCGTCGCAGGCCAACTTCTTCATGGTGAGCCTGGGCGAGCGCCAGGTGCAGGGCGTGATCGAGGAGTTCCGCAAGATGGGCATCCTGGTCGGCCGTCCGTTCCCGCCCATGCTGAACCACCTGCGCGTGTCGGTCGGCACGCCGGAGGACATGGAGAAGTTCATGACGGCGTTCAAGAAGATCTTCCCGCAGAAGGTCGCCGCGGCTCGGGGCTAACAAGAAAGGCGGGCCTTCGGGCCCGCCTTCTCTCGCCGGCTTTACCTCGCCGTAAGCCTACGAAGTAGGCGAAGGCGGGCCCTTCAACTGAAATCCCGCCGGCGGTTCCGCTCCCAACAAGTGCTTCACGAAGTAGTCCCAGCGACGGCGAACCATGTACGGTTCGTTGCCGAAGCCGTGCCCGCGGTTCGGGAAGATGATCAGGTCGAAGTCCTTGTTTTCCTTGATCAGCGCGTCGACGACCAGCAGCGTGCTGTAGAACGGCACGTTGGCGTCCATCGAGCCATGGGCGAGCAGCAGCTTGCCCTTCAGGTTCTTGGCGAAGTTCTGGTTGGCCTGGCTGTCGTAGTTGGTGGTGCCGTCGGGCCGTTTCTCGAGCAGTCCCTGCCACTTCTCGGCCCAGTCGTCTTCATACACGCGGTTGTCGTGGTTGCCGGCCTGCGACACCCCGACCTTGAAGAAGTCTGGGTACTTGAACATGGCGGCGGCGGTGGCGAACCCGCCGCCCGAGTGGCCGTAGATGCCGGCGCGATCGATGTCGATCCACGGGTAGCGTGCCGCCAGCTCCTTCATGCCGGCGACCTGGTCGGGCAGCGTGTTGTCGCCCATGTCGCCGTAGTAGGCGGCGTGGAACCGCTTCGAGCGCCACGGTGTGCCCATGCCGTCGATCTGGACGACGATGAAGCCGAGTTCGGCGAGGGCTTGTGAATCGCCGCGCGCGGCCGAGAAACTGCGACTGCCCACACTGCCGGTCTGCGGTCCCGGGTAGATGTTGTTGATGATCGGGTACTTCTTCGTCGGGTCGAAGTTGGTGGGCCGGTAGAGCAGGCCGTACAGGTCGCCGACGCCGCCGCGATCTTTCACGGTGATCGGCATCGGCGGCTTCCAGCCGGTGGCGACCAGCCGCGAGATGTCGGTCTTTTCGAGGGGCAGCACCACCTTGCCGGTGTTGTCACGCAGCACCGACACCGACGGCACGTCGGGCTTCGAATAGGTGTCGACGAAGTACTTCCCGTCCGGTGACACCGACACCGTGTGATCGCCGTCGTCCGGCGTCAACAGCTGCACGCCCTTGCCGTCCATGCCCACGCGGTAGAAGTGGCGGAAGTACGGGTCGCGCCCGCGCTCGCGGCCGACGCCCTGGAAGTAGAGGGTTCGCGTGGCTTCGTCGACGCGCGTCAGTTGCGTGACGTTGCCGTCGCCGCTGGTGATCGGGTGCTTCAGCTTGCCGGTCTGCAGGTCGTGCATGTAGAGGTGGCCCCAGTTCTCCTTCTGAGAGAACCAGATGGCCTCGTTCGATCCGGGCAGGTACTTCCAGTTCACCTTGCCGTTGCCGGCTTCAAGGAAGGTCTCACCCTTCTCTTCGAGCACCTCGCGAATGCCGCCGGTGGCGGCGTCGGCCACGCGCAGGTTGGCCTGCTGGTGATTGCGCGAGGTCGAGACGAACGACACCTGGCTGCCGTCAGGGCTCCACTGCACGTCCACCCATTCGCCGCCGCACTTCACATCGTCACAGAGCGTGGAGCGGTGCTGGTCCTGGCCCATCTGCAGGCGGACGACCTTCGGTCCCTCGATCTCGATGATCACGCGCTCGATCATGGTCACGAACTCGTCGCCCGGCAGCGGGTACTTCCACGCTTGCAGGCTGGGGTGGCCGGCCACGGTGTTCACCAGGAACATGTCGCCCGCCTTGCGTTGATCCTGCTGGAAGGTGGCGATCCTCTTCGAATCGGGCGACCACACCAGCACCGGGCTGTCGCTGCGGATCCAGCCGGCGTTGTCGGTGGCGTAGCCGTAGTCCTTGATGCCGTCGCTGGTCAGCTGTTGGTCGGTGCCGGCGGCGAGGTCGCGCACCCACAGGTTGTAGTCGCGGATGAACGCGGCCAGCTTGCCATCCGGGGACACCACGCTGTTCTGGAGCCGCGCCGGGCGATCGCCGCTCGTGCACTGCTTGCCCTGCACGTCGCAGGTCCACCGCTTGAGGTCGCTGTCGAACCAGAAGGACTGCTGGCCGGCGGCAAACGTGAACTGCTGGAACGGGAGCCGCGCCGGCGTCACCGGCTTGCCCATCGCGGAGGTCAGCGCCGCCGCGACCGCGGCGTGGTCGAAGGCCGGGGCCTTGGCCGCGCGCGCCGGGTCCACCAGGATGAACTCGCTGCCCGCGACGGTCACGTTGCGATACCAGAAGCGATCATCCGGCAGCCAGTTGGGCTGCACCGGGCCGTTCGAGACCAGCGGCGAGGTGTTGTAACCCAGGAACTGTTCGGCGCGCGCGTAGTCGGCGGCCGTGACCGCGGCGCGCGACTGGGCGGCGCCAGGGAGGGTCATGGCCGCAATCAGCGCGCCGGTCGTCAGCGAGAGAAGGGTGAGCTTGCGCATGGCGAAAAGTATCGCATGCAGGAAGGGTATATTCACCGCATGCGAACAGCGATATCTCTTGCGGCATTGGTCCTGGCGGCAGTCGTGGGGTGGCCGATAGCACATGCCCAGGGGCCGGCGACCCTCGCACCGGGCTTACCCTCCGTAGTTGTTGCGGAAGGACAGTTGCGCGAAATGGAGTGGCGAAACATCGGCCCGCATCGCGCCAGCCGCACCAAGGCGCTCGACGGCGTGCCCAGCCAGCCGCATACCTTCTACATCGGCGTGGTCAACGGCGGGGTCTGGAAGACCACCGATGCCGGCCGCACGTGGGCGCCCATCTTCGACTCGGCCCCGACCGGCGCCATCGGCGCTCTTGCCGTCGCGCCCTCGAATCCGAGCGTGATCTATGTGGGCGCCGGGGAAGCGCAGCAGCGCCCTGACCTCGCCACCGGTGACGGCATCTACAAGTCCAGCGACGCCGGCAAGACGTGGATCCACCTCGGCTTGCGTGACACCCAGCAGATTGCGCAGGTCGTCGTCGACCCGGCCAACGCCGACCGCGTGTTCGTGGCGGCGCTCGGGCATCCATACGGCCCGAATACCGAGCGCGGCATCTTCCGATCCACCGACGGCGGGAAGTCGTTCGCGCGCGTGCTCTACAAGGACGAGAACACTGGCGGCGTGGACGTGCAGATCGATCCGTCGAACCCCGACGTCGTCTACGCCTCGCTGTGGCAAGCCCGCCAGGGCCCATGGGAGA contains:
- the leuC gene encoding 3-isopropylmalate dehydratase large subunit, with product MPSSGPRTLLDKVWDAHVVRVLDDGRTLLYVDRHLVHEVTSPQAFEGLRLAGRPVRRPDLTFATVDHNVPTTGRELPIADPLARAQVEALRRNAVTFGVPLFDFNSGRQGIVHVIGPELGLTLPGTTIVCGDSHTSTHGAFGALAFGIGTSEVEHVLATQCLVQQKPKAMRVLLTGTLSTGVTAKDVALAMIARLGFSGGTGYALEIAGPLVSGLSMEERMTLCNMSIEAGARSALVAPDDTTFAYLKDRPHAPKGADWDEAVARWRQLRSDDAAAFDAEITIDVTALAPVVTWGTRPDMSLPITGQVPDPKGAGSEGDAKAMERALHYMGLTPGTPLESVPVDRVFIGSCTNARLADLRAAAQVVRGHHVHASVRALVVPGSQQVKADAEREGLDRIFADAGFEWREPGCSMCLGMNDDVLGEGERCASTSNRNFEGRQGRGGRTHLVSPAMAAAAAIQGHFTDVRHWEYR
- the leuB gene encoding 3-isopropylmalate dehydrogenase, with the translated sequence MSLKIALLPGDGIGPEVTAEAVRILKNVAEHAGKTFTFTTHRIGGVAIDADGTGLPEATLEACLGADAVLLGAVGHPKFDGLLPSERPEAALLALRQALGGFANLRPAICHASLAKRTAFQPEKVRGADLLIVRELLGGLYYGEPRGFEASGNTAFNTLIYSRHEIERVARVAFERARERKHRVASIDKANVLETSRLWRTVVTEVAKDYPDVALEHVYVDTAAMRLATSPTSFDVMLCDNLFGDILSDQAASIAGSLGVLPSATLGGRVDLYEPVHGSAPDIAGKGWANPIGAIASAAMLLRFTAKMEKQAAEIDHAIEDALAAGARTRDLAGPGERVLSTQEMGQAIEDALTDVRDRRHSYHAV
- a CDS encoding 2-isopropylmalate synthase, producing MATRSRIHVFDTTLRDGEQAPGFSMTPAEKLRLAQQLDRLGVDIIEAGFPISSDGDFEAVKTIAGAVRRPIIAGLARAVPADIDRAWAALSGAARPRIHVFLATSDIHLEHKLRITRQQCVEQVTKAVAHARAYCADVEFSAEDATRTELAFLCDVAAAAVDAGATTINLPDTVGYALPADIERMFLTVKKRLGDRAVLSAHCHNDLGLAVANSIAAVQAGARQVECTINGIGERAGNASLEEIVMAFEVRADALPHMTGIHTPGLVPASNTLSAIVGVSVPPNKAIVGANAFAHEAGIHQDGMLKNELTYEIMRPESVGAPGTRLVLGKHSGMRGLDARCRALGHRLRQPELERLYTKVTALADRTKSVDDDQLAAIIRDEMAAPLAIGAGAGAGARRGDAACH
- a CDS encoding LysR family transcriptional regulator, translating into MELFQLEAFLAVVREGSFSAAAKALYRTQPAISQTIKKLEDEIGRPLFDRSSRRGVLTDAGRVLADHAERLVNLRQRTMAALDDVRQLRTGRLTVAANELTCLYLLPILHEYRRLYPDVHITVQRALGSRVPAQVLDYGADFGVVTFRPDTTALHSIVVYHDELAFVVPPSHPLARRDKVSIAELARESFVAHHVSSPYRQKVIDTFRKRRVELRMPVEMPTIDAIKKFVAMGNGVALLPAITVEHELQHKELVRVEVPELAFDRKLRLIHRREGALSHAAEAMLTVVEAQSALKRGRFAFAAER
- a CDS encoding phospholipase D-like domain-containing protein — encoded protein: MSTSTPSPRSQPSPFRHPPRTARRSYRPALDPRTTKPKGSSTAWTRIRHVIWSWWVWAGLAVYLMNIGAWWLAIAAAAVAGICSISTSVEIPPQWGLDHSLEVGSPEFLDTMAGAAGVPFAPGNTLEILNNGDRFFPSMLTAIREAARSITMEAYIYWAGEIGVTFARALAERAANGVRVKILLDAVGSSSVGEEILKILRDGGCHVAWYNPLRWNRLRHLNNRTHRKSLIIDGRIGFTGGAGIADHWAGDAQDEKHWRDLQIRVEGPAVRPLQTGFAQNWLEATGELVTGPDFYPPIEAVGPVALQTVMSSPDTGASTVRVIHCLAIAAAHLSIEIANPYFIPDHLAIDLFREAVKRGVRVRIMVAGRRNDNRVARLNSIRLYGALLEAGVELLEYNRTMMHHKTMVVDGLWATVGTTNFDSRSFAHNEESNVCVCDAAFSRQLNELFARDAELCEPVSLEAWQSRPLVDKTLQALASIFQDQV
- the udk gene encoding uridine kinase, producing MASFVIGVAGGSGSGKTTVVRRIVDSLGPDHVTRLDHDRYYRDRNDLRLEERAALNYDHPDALETDLMVRHVRALKAGQTVEVPQYDFTRHARLAETDTFQPRRALIVEGILVLTDPALRELMDIKVFVDTDSDTRFIRRLQRDVAERGRTMDSVIDQYQSTVKPMHLEFVEPSKRYADVLIPLGGHNTVAVDLLLTMLRSVAGR
- a CDS encoding MmcQ/YjbR family DNA-binding protein, whose translation is MITATDFRRIALGLDGAIEGAHMGHPDFRAHGRVFASLQAAERGMVKLTPEQQERFIAGDPQSFMPESGAWGRQGCTRVLFATVDEEALGEAMTLAWRNSATASSSSTPRRPTSRRSDGRRTR
- a CDS encoding PrsW family glutamic-type intramembrane protease; this encodes MLRLVSLALLGLSLVLLAVDAPGATWRELLFLGEILLITVATRSLAAGSALSTLALGLGLVVPLMVGAGHALATAGLDTTAGFANWGLIPAIEEGLKLIPVAVVVLLYRRRSGRAPNPSDLLMLGCFAGAGFALAENALLVRNSAGIARDMARQYGPHLGTFYVVPGAWGAAGYVGHAAATGLACATVGLGLALRGRLGSSWRAVAVSGLAWVGLEHLLTNYYVGSGSGAALMLGNGRLTPWIFVAVAVAVVAFDWSRARATLAHSASLRRRVAMARAALLRTKPPLPKSRVAAVTIYLSQLRNLNATAWFVRQDPRLAGGTTS